One region of Salinirubrum litoreum genomic DNA includes:
- a CDS encoding glycosyltransferase family 2 protein encodes MDSLTASDVQDDVHPEQIQLSVVLPVYNEKGNLRPLAEELREVLESEYDHWEALFVDDGSTDGSYGVLRELHEEDDRIKVIRFRGNFGQSPALDAGLDYALGEVVVTMDSDGQNDPADIPRLVDKLEEGYDCVSGWRSDRDDPLGKRISSRFASGLRQAFLGTELHDYGCTLKAYRRPAAKDMDLTGEMHRYIPALLSWHGYRIAEVEVNHRPRTAGETKYSWQRLPKGFLDLINVWFWQKFSGRPLHVFGGLGILSMGIGSLAGLYAAWLKLTASANLSETALPLFAVFMVMIGVQFFLSGILADISIKGYQHAKNEEPYRVRDVLDHDR; translated from the coding sequence GTGGACAGCCTCACCGCCTCCGACGTTCAGGACGACGTGCATCCGGAGCAGATACAGCTGTCCGTCGTCCTGCCGGTCTACAACGAGAAGGGGAACCTCCGGCCGCTCGCCGAGGAACTCCGGGAGGTACTGGAGTCGGAGTACGACCACTGGGAAGCACTGTTCGTCGACGACGGCTCGACGGACGGGAGCTACGGCGTTCTCAGGGAACTCCACGAGGAAGACGACCGGATCAAGGTGATCCGATTCCGTGGCAACTTCGGCCAGAGTCCGGCACTCGACGCTGGACTCGACTACGCGCTCGGCGAAGTCGTCGTCACGATGGATTCCGACGGGCAGAACGACCCTGCAGACATCCCCCGGTTGGTCGACAAACTCGAAGAGGGGTACGACTGTGTCTCGGGTTGGCGGAGCGACCGGGACGACCCACTCGGGAAACGCATCTCGTCGCGATTCGCCTCCGGTCTCCGACAGGCGTTTCTCGGCACCGAACTCCACGACTACGGCTGTACACTGAAGGCGTATCGTCGCCCTGCCGCGAAGGATATGGACCTGACCGGCGAGATGCACCGGTACATCCCCGCACTGTTGAGTTGGCACGGGTATCGTATCGCCGAGGTCGAGGTCAACCACCGGCCGCGCACTGCCGGCGAGACGAAGTACTCGTGGCAACGGCTCCCGAAGGGCTTTCTCGACCTGATCAACGTCTGGTTCTGGCAGAAGTTCTCCGGGCGACCACTCCACGTCTTCGGTGGATTGGGGATTCTCTCGATGGGCATCGGTTCACTCGCCGGTCTCTACGCGGCGTGGCTGAAGCTCACCGCGAGTGCGAACCTCTCGGAGACAGCCCTGCCGCTGTTTGCAGTCTTCATGGTGATGATCGGCGTCCAGTTCTTCCTCTCGGGGATTCTGGCAGACATCAGCATCAAGGGCTACCAGCACGCGAAGAACGAAGAACCGTACCGAGTCCGCGACGTGCTGGACCACGACCGATAG
- a CDS encoding glycosyltransferase family 4 protein — protein MRVLMIAPAPFEYDRGKSIRIRQTVTHLADLGYEIDVLTYPVGDDPEREGVSLTRAPELFAQVAPSVPGVTLRQLGSNAALLVHAIRKLRRHRYDVIHAHDVDGALIGQVARLLTRRDVPLVYDMHGTFEELNEQYDVVDTPGVADRLQSYLHDAVDHLVVNWPHIEDLLKTDTPRTLILDEPDPAVCDRLERLRSGEVTPTSNPWGDTQYVLYTGNYAEYQGVDLLLAAFDRLDTDGERKLVLTGDDTEAPQTTNRDVVYTGFVDEERLADLLFGADVLVSPRQTDGFPPMKVLYYLRTDAPMVVTDRTCHTSVLDGLDGVTFADETPAAFAEAIREALADRTRYSRSVSRSTGTDAYRRIYEQLVTATTNSTQPPTTHRS, from the coding sequence ATGCGTGTGTTGATGATCGCTCCGGCCCCGTTCGAGTACGACCGGGGGAAGTCGATCCGGATCAGACAGACCGTCACCCACCTCGCCGACCTCGGCTACGAGATTGACGTGTTGACCTACCCGGTCGGTGACGACCCGGAGCGCGAGGGGGTTTCACTTACCCGTGCGCCCGAGTTGTTCGCACAGGTGGCACCGTCGGTCCCCGGCGTCACGCTCCGGCAACTCGGGTCGAACGCGGCCCTCCTCGTTCACGCGATCCGAAAGCTCCGGCGTCACCGCTACGACGTGATTCACGCCCACGACGTGGACGGCGCGCTGATCGGCCAAGTCGCCCGTCTGCTAACCCGGCGAGATGTCCCGCTCGTGTACGACATGCACGGGACCTTCGAAGAACTGAACGAACAGTACGACGTGGTCGACACACCGGGTGTCGCCGACCGTCTCCAGTCGTACCTCCACGACGCTGTGGACCACCTCGTCGTCAACTGGCCGCACATCGAAGACCTGTTGAAGACCGACACGCCCCGGACGTTGATACTGGACGAACCCGATCCGGCAGTGTGTGATCGACTGGAGCGACTCCGATCTGGCGAGGTTACGCCGACGTCGAACCCGTGGGGCGACACGCAGTATGTCCTCTACACGGGCAACTACGCCGAGTACCAAGGTGTCGATCTCCTGTTGGCGGCGTTCGACCGACTCGACACAGACGGCGAACGCAAGTTGGTGCTGACCGGCGACGACACGGAAGCGCCCCAGACGACGAACCGGGACGTCGTCTACACCGGCTTCGTCGACGAGGAGCGACTCGCGGACCTGTTGTTCGGTGCCGACGTGCTCGTCAGCCCTCGCCAGACCGACGGCTTCCCACCGATGAAGGTTCTCTACTACCTGCGAACCGACGCACCGATGGTCGTCACCGACCGGACCTGCCACACTTCTGTCCTCGACGGTCTGGACGGCGTGACGTTCGCCGACGAGACGCCGGCGGCGTTCGCCGAGGCGATTCGGGAGGCACTCGCAGATCGGACGCGGTATTCGCGGTCTGTGAGTAGATCGACCGGAACCGACGCGTACCGTCGTATCTATGAACAACTGGTCACAGCCACTACTAACTCCACTCAGCCGCCCACCACACACCGATCATGA
- a CDS encoding glycosyltransferase family 4 protein, with protein sequence MSTTRVLFVTTNDIYDPIRGCDRRSAQLCGNLPAEWHVDSISYNKSDGPGRPESPPRTIENGERHVRLDYPDSGALAPFNPTVLSTLRSFGREYDLIVSSSVGSSVYGVAASYYTGGELIVDVHNVEDDLSLAIGDYQRFLFSRVFGRLALLRASLVAPTSETDMAQLPASVREKSVVVANGFDAEMFYRDDTEPDDRVLFFGNMSYEPNAEAVEVIADEIAPRLAETHPELEIHLAGPDCEEITEIVAGLDNVVVAGLVDDIASYIRESRVVIVPLLTGSGTRLKIIESLACGTPVVSTPKGAEGWPEDWPALRTVRVADFVEEIESVFDDGDELFDERVRTEIRSYSWESQVEKLATAINGELL encoded by the coding sequence ATGAGTACCACTCGTGTCCTGTTCGTGACGACCAACGACATCTACGATCCGATCCGGGGTTGTGACAGACGCTCGGCACAACTCTGTGGCAACCTCCCGGCCGAGTGGCACGTCGACTCAATCTCGTATAATAAATCCGACGGGCCCGGTCGACCTGAGTCCCCACCCAGAACGATAGAGAACGGTGAACGACACGTTCGTCTGGACTATCCTGATTCGGGAGCGCTTGCCCCATTCAACCCGACCGTGTTGTCGACACTGCGGTCGTTCGGCCGGGAGTACGATCTAATCGTCTCGTCATCGGTCGGCAGTTCGGTGTACGGCGTGGCGGCGAGTTACTACACGGGTGGGGAACTGATAGTCGATGTTCACAATGTAGAAGACGACCTCTCGCTCGCCATTGGTGACTACCAGCGGTTCCTGTTCAGTCGGGTCTTCGGCCGGCTCGCACTCCTGCGGGCGAGCCTCGTCGCGCCGACCTCAGAGACCGACATGGCTCAGTTACCGGCCTCGGTTCGTGAGAAGTCGGTCGTCGTAGCGAACGGCTTCGACGCCGAGATGTTTTACCGAGACGACACGGAACCCGACGACAGAGTGTTGTTCTTCGGAAACATGAGCTACGAACCGAACGCAGAGGCTGTGGAGGTGATCGCCGATGAGATCGCTCCTCGACTCGCAGAGACGCATCCCGAGCTAGAGATTCACCTCGCGGGACCGGACTGTGAGGAGATCACGGAGATAGTCGCTGGACTGGACAACGTGGTCGTCGCGGGACTTGTGGACGACATCGCCTCGTACATCCGCGAGTCGCGCGTGGTGATCGTGCCCTTGCTGACCGGAAGCGGAACGAGACTGAAGATCATCGAGTCGCTGGCCTGCGGGACTCCGGTCGTCTCGACGCCGAAAGGTGCCGAAGGGTGGCCCGAAGATTGGCCGGCCCTCCGAACTGTACGGGTTGCCGACTTCGTCGAGGAGATCGAGTCCGTCTTCGACGACGGAGATGAACTGTTCGACGAGCGAGTCCGGACCGAAATCCGAAGCTATTCGTGGGAGTCTCAGGTCGAGAAGCTGGCAACAGCTATCAATGGTGAGCTACTGTAA
- a CDS encoding glycosyltransferase family 4 protein, which yields MKVGFISAEYPPHGKGGAAKSSSLIVNSLRSQGNEVDVFSFCTPDTHSSSAYRCVKLPEVRFLPDVLNKNLAVGLSSIPFREYDVIHVYGPAHLPGVVLKSPTPVVGTVVNYNWVCTDARRFLRDGCPSYSFMTSVRYARSYYDSVVYQAGQPLVEAIGKQVAKRASALTVQTEGMKQNLIKCGYSPTDIRVVPNILDPQFEKGHIDEEYLLFVGRLAEEKGPLTLLKAYADLPQDLREEYPLRIYGKGPLEADVRRFVENENLSSVSLEYQEYENLPRTYQSAVLMVHPATWPEPFSRTWLEAMATGTPVVCSRNPSSESVLSDVAELYDPFDAGELRDTLERVLRSRQRRVEMSENGKESVNQYRPDKIAEKYVEVYGNVTSS from the coding sequence GTGAAAGTAGGATTCATATCTGCTGAGTATCCCCCGCACGGAAAAGGAGGTGCGGCAAAAAGTAGCTCGTTGATAGTGAATTCCTTGCGAAGTCAGGGAAACGAGGTTGATGTGTTCTCCTTCTGTACTCCCGACACTCACTCTTCCTCGGCTTATCGGTGTGTGAAACTCCCTGAGGTCCGGTTTCTCCCGGACGTGTTGAACAAGAACCTCGCAGTCGGGCTATCTTCGATCCCGTTTCGTGAGTACGACGTTATCCACGTTTACGGTCCAGCGCATCTTCCCGGTGTCGTACTGAAGTCCCCGACGCCTGTCGTCGGTACTGTAGTAAACTACAATTGGGTGTGTACCGATGCGAGACGGTTCCTCCGAGACGGCTGTCCGTCGTACTCATTCATGACCTCGGTCAGGTACGCGAGATCGTACTACGACAGTGTCGTGTATCAGGCAGGACAGCCACTCGTCGAAGCAATTGGCAAGCAGGTTGCGAAGCGCGCATCCGCACTCACGGTACAGACCGAGGGCATGAAACAAAATCTGATAAAGTGTGGATACTCTCCCACCGATATTCGCGTCGTGCCGAACATTTTGGACCCGCAGTTCGAGAAGGGACACATTGACGAGGAGTATCTGCTGTTCGTCGGTAGGTTAGCAGAGGAGAAAGGACCGCTGACTCTCCTCAAAGCATATGCCGATCTACCTCAAGACCTCCGAGAAGAGTACCCGCTCCGTATCTATGGAAAAGGGCCGTTAGAAGCAGACGTCAGACGTTTCGTGGAGAATGAGAACCTCTCTTCTGTTTCACTTGAGTATCAGGAGTACGAGAACCTGCCGCGTACGTACCAGAGCGCCGTTTTAATGGTTCATCCTGCGACGTGGCCCGAGCCGTTCTCCCGGACGTGGCTTGAGGCGATGGCTACGGGAACGCCAGTCGTCTGTTCAAGGAATCCGAGTTCCGAATCCGTTCTTTCCGACGTCGCCGAACTGTACGATCCTTTCGACGCCGGTGAACTGAGAGACACCTTGGAGCGAGTTCTCCGAAGTCGGCAACGACGTGTAGAAATGTCCGAGAACGGAAAGGAAAGCGTGAATCAGTATCGGCCGGACAAAATAGCTGAAAAATACGTCGAAGTGTACGGGAACGTGACCAGCAGTTGA
- a CDS encoding FkbM family methyltransferase, whose protein sequence is MNILSRTRRRFKEDGLSGLQREAVDRLIAPIHVRWFSRDGTYLVEVNNISVNIKNVNLPHLLKYRLKKRKQGYESAELEAISKFLDPESDVIELGAGIGVVSCAINDKLHSDSKHVAVEPNSEILDSLRENREINGANFDVVNSAYSAKNEEISMNIYNNYLSSGVYDKEGEDGREVTVDAVSLESLSQQNGISEFTLISDIEGLECELILEEWNLVSKKCNLMIIEFHDRSPDVTAAKSRLESSKFERMYQNTNVEVWAPAGSEPDN, encoded by the coding sequence ATGAACATCCTCTCTCGTACTAGACGGCGGTTCAAAGAGGACGGACTTTCCGGGTTACAGAGAGAAGCCGTGGATCGGTTGATCGCTCCGATTCATGTAAGGTGGTTCTCTCGGGACGGTACATATCTTGTAGAAGTGAACAACATATCAGTTAATATAAAAAATGTGAATCTGCCTCATCTGCTCAAGTACCGATTAAAGAAGAGAAAGCAGGGGTACGAGAGTGCCGAATTGGAAGCCATATCGAAGTTTCTGGACCCAGAATCGGATGTCATCGAATTGGGAGCGGGAATCGGGGTAGTTTCGTGTGCAATTAATGATAAACTACATTCCGATTCGAAGCACGTCGCGGTTGAGCCGAATTCAGAAATACTGGATAGTCTCAGGGAAAATAGAGAGATAAATGGTGCAAACTTCGATGTCGTGAATTCCGCATACTCAGCAAAGAATGAAGAAATTAGTATGAATATCTACAATAATTATCTAAGCTCAGGCGTGTACGACAAAGAAGGTGAAGATGGGAGGGAGGTAACTGTTGATGCAGTGAGCTTGGAGTCACTCTCTCAGCAGAATGGGATCAGCGAATTCACACTTATATCCGATATAGAGGGTTTGGAGTGTGAACTTATTCTTGAGGAATGGAATCTTGTCAGCAAGAAATGTAATCTGATGATTATCGAATTCCATGATAGAAGTCCGGATGTTACTGCCGCAAAGTCGAGGCTGGAAAGCTCGAAGTTCGAACGCATGTATCAAAACACAAACGTAGAGGTGTGGGCACCCGCCGGTTCGGAGCCAGACAATTGA
- a CDS encoding lipopolysaccharide biosynthesis protein, whose translation MNPKKILSDTSVSLVRSVIVLVRGLILIPIITKISGAGAYGIWTVVLSIVTVIVTVGSVHSHGTLVRYADSSESAREVGSEVLFISLGGVALVTLLYIFTEISVGIASIQPTFQSQGLFLLSLSFLILGESLFSVLKNIPRAQGRVKVYELLWISRKVVEVTVLGAIFSITSDIVIAIVAMGVVIFLFDVALFLKFKMSLHVPSRARFKKYLHYGTPMIPKELSGTLLSHGDKFIILYFLSPTAVGIYAVSYSVSKTIYALSGVMNSTLYPSVTSAWDEDDRNSIRNLYTQILRIYTIIALPAIVGMTLLAEPVLKLISTESVAGTGGVLLPLLAVGFLIYGYSSPLMYILHAAEQNTKVGFITTIAMIMNIALNLILVPNYELLGAVAATILSFTAITTYVGYSSWSKVKFSIPIKAGTYAVVGTVVMTVILLAIPVQGPLQVVVYPTLGAPVYFVIVFLVGGIKKQELTWLKKTIL comes from the coding sequence ATGAATCCTAAGAAGATTCTTTCAGACACATCTGTTTCGCTGGTTCGTAGCGTCATAGTCCTTGTCAGAGGGCTAATACTGATCCCGATCATAACGAAGATTTCCGGCGCAGGCGCGTATGGAATTTGGACTGTGGTTCTGTCTATTGTGACAGTGATCGTTACTGTAGGCAGTGTCCATTCTCACGGAACTTTGGTAAGGTATGCCGACTCTTCAGAAAGTGCACGCGAAGTCGGCTCGGAAGTGTTGTTTATTTCATTAGGTGGTGTTGCTCTGGTAACTTTGTTGTACATTTTCACCGAAATATCGGTCGGCATCGCCTCGATTCAACCGACCTTCCAGTCACAGGGATTATTCTTGCTATCACTTTCATTCCTGATTTTGGGCGAATCACTGTTTTCAGTTCTCAAGAACATACCTCGTGCCCAAGGTCGGGTGAAGGTATACGAGTTGTTGTGGATTTCAAGGAAAGTTGTTGAAGTCACCGTACTTGGAGCTATTTTCTCAATAACTTCAGACATAGTTATTGCGATTGTGGCGATGGGAGTGGTAATATTTTTATTTGATGTTGCACTGTTTCTGAAATTCAAGATGTCGTTGCACGTGCCGAGCCGAGCCCGGTTCAAGAAATACCTACACTACGGCACACCAATGATTCCAAAGGAACTTTCAGGGACTCTCTTGTCACACGGTGATAAATTTATTATTCTGTACTTTCTATCTCCCACTGCTGTGGGTATTTACGCCGTTAGCTACAGTGTTTCGAAGACTATATACGCACTTTCCGGGGTGATGAACTCAACCCTGTATCCCTCTGTTACCTCGGCATGGGACGAAGACGATAGGAATTCAATTAGAAATCTATACACTCAGATTTTGAGAATATATACGATCATCGCGCTCCCAGCAATTGTGGGCATGACGTTACTCGCAGAGCCAGTATTGAAACTGATCTCAACAGAGTCGGTCGCTGGTACTGGTGGAGTTCTATTACCTTTGCTGGCGGTTGGGTTCTTGATCTATGGTTATTCTAGTCCCTTGATGTATATTCTACACGCGGCAGAACAGAATACCAAAGTAGGATTTATAACTACTATAGCAATGATAATGAATATCGCACTAAATCTGATTCTAGTCCCGAACTATGAACTATTGGGTGCAGTAGCCGCTACGATACTGTCATTCACAGCCATCACAACATACGTTGGTTACAGTTCATGGAGCAAAGTGAAGTTCTCTATCCCAATCAAAGCCGGAACCTACGCGGTCGTTGGCACGGTCGTTATGACTGTTATACTACTAGCAATTCCGGTGCAGGGGCCACTACAAGTGGTAGTATACCCTACTCTGGGCGCACCTGTGTACTTCGTTATCGTTTTTCTCGTAGGAGGAATCAAGAAGCAGGAACTGACATGGTTAAAAAAGACGATATTGTAA
- a CDS encoding glycosyltransferase family 4 protein, with translation MHYLLLTREFPPNVLGGVAYHSYNLARELTARGHDVTVLTTDTGDYTDTDLDTTEITVDRLDPPTVASPRCWFDRAVRRRLAGSDLLADADVIHSHEYVRFDALDTDTPTILKVHFNLARKFEFFPFETYHPVVRPAVRFAVDHGVEPLERRLASQGLAGADARLFVSRLARDARTDGARPTDGDHVVHNGVDLDRFTPHDTPERDGEYFLFVGGTQRRKGYETLRTAVAGTEIPVRVAGGSPPPDLPPNVTALGHVPQSALPDLYRNARALVHPAHYEPFGNVVLEALACGTPVITTDETACGAAELLHDGVGTTVHPADPEELQLTLQQFDSRAYDSTTCRRLAEAHPWSEVASRTESVAESLVAGDN, from the coding sequence GTGCACTATCTCCTCCTCACCCGCGAGTTCCCACCGAACGTCCTCGGCGGTGTCGCGTACCACTCGTACAACCTCGCACGGGAACTCACCGCCCGCGGTCACGACGTGACAGTCCTCACAACCGACACCGGCGACTACACCGACACCGACCTCGACACGACCGAGATCACGGTCGACCGACTCGACCCTCCGACGGTCGCAAGCCCCCGATGCTGGTTCGACCGCGCGGTCCGACGCCGCCTCGCGGGAAGCGACCTGCTCGCCGACGCGGACGTCATCCACAGCCACGAGTACGTCCGGTTCGACGCGCTCGACACCGACACGCCGACGATCCTCAAAGTCCACTTCAACCTCGCCCGCAAGTTCGAGTTCTTCCCGTTCGAGACGTACCACCCGGTCGTCCGCCCTGCGGTCCGGTTCGCCGTGGATCACGGCGTCGAACCGCTGGAACGACGCCTCGCATCGCAGGGGCTGGCCGGCGCGGACGCTCGTCTCTTCGTCAGTCGGCTGGCACGCGACGCCCGAACCGACGGCGCACGCCCGACCGACGGCGATCACGTCGTCCACAACGGCGTCGACCTCGACCGATTCACACCGCACGACACCCCCGAACGCGACGGCGAGTACTTCCTCTTCGTCGGCGGAACACAGCGACGGAAAGGGTACGAGACACTCCGGACGGCCGTCGCTGGGACAGAGATCCCGGTCCGCGTAGCCGGAGGATCACCGCCACCGGACCTCCCGCCGAACGTCACTGCACTCGGTCACGTCCCGCAGTCGGCCCTCCCAGATCTCTACCGGAACGCGCGGGCACTCGTCCACCCTGCGCACTACGAACCGTTCGGCAACGTCGTCCTCGAGGCACTCGCCTGCGGCACTCCGGTAATCACGACCGACGAGACTGCCTGTGGGGCCGCCGAACTTCTGCACGACGGCGTCGGAACCACGGTTCACCCTGCAGACCCGGAAGAACTCCAGCTGACACTCCAGCAGTTCGATTCACGTGCGTACGACTCGACTACTTGCCGCAGACTCGCAGAGGCCCATCCGTGGAGTGAGGTTGCCAGCCGTACCGAGTCGGTCGCCGAATCGCTCGTCGCGGGCGACAACTGA
- a CDS encoding glycosyltransferase family 39 protein, producing MVSEPTATDGNEETARWWNRWDRHQQLSYGLFCLVLLVALYLRFRRLGVAPLWIDEAYTSWAARNFLAGNGFSDAVGASSPYRRAWLTTSLPIAVSFQLLGLSEFAARLPIVVYSLGTVLIGWLLGTRYSRITGLFVATFLAADPFTLVWAREARMYAPLAFFYLASVFVFIQWYDDELRLRSPYPYVLAVLVLLGQNTHQAYLALGAAIVFFLAVQFAGTLRSLDSMAIDALDRRSRMTGLLLVGGLCAAMGYVLLSGLPGVLTASTPGTWPDRGPFYYWTLFGQAYPILRLVALPAGAYLWWRYPSGRLVVVALVVPFVVASVTPRKAPRYVYHLVPLLGVVGSLGIAATLELLWRKVTEGEGDQLSVPFRATVYAVPVIVALVVASPVAGYAVTESVYDQPYHPGNSDWEKASEWVTDRASEDAIIVSTRPEMSMWYYGETDYFFRQHGIAYVEYQNGQYVHTRTGTVYLNETADVRQLLNSDREVWLFAGKKFRGSFTDPAARQIVVSNFERRGESSWVNMRVYHYDPTDQNQTTTNASSPPA from the coding sequence ATGGTTTCGGAACCCACGGCCACGGATGGCAACGAGGAAACAGCTCGGTGGTGGAACCGGTGGGACCGCCATCAACAACTCTCGTACGGGTTGTTCTGTCTCGTTCTGCTCGTCGCTCTATATCTCCGATTCCGCCGGCTCGGGGTCGCGCCACTGTGGATCGACGAAGCGTACACGAGCTGGGCCGCCCGGAACTTCCTCGCCGGGAACGGCTTCTCCGACGCTGTTGGAGCCAGTTCGCCGTATCGGCGGGCGTGGTTGACGACGTCGTTGCCGATCGCCGTCTCGTTTCAGCTGCTCGGTCTGTCGGAGTTCGCTGCCCGCCTCCCGATAGTGGTGTACAGCCTCGGGACGGTGCTGATCGGTTGGTTGCTTGGAACCCGGTACAGCCGGATTACTGGCCTCTTCGTCGCCACGTTTCTCGCAGCCGATCCGTTCACACTCGTCTGGGCACGTGAAGCGCGGATGTACGCACCACTGGCGTTCTTCTATCTCGCGTCTGTCTTCGTGTTCATCCAGTGGTACGACGACGAGCTCCGATTGCGGAGTCCCTACCCGTACGTCCTCGCCGTTCTCGTCTTGCTCGGACAGAATACACACCAAGCGTACCTCGCGCTGGGGGCGGCCATCGTCTTCTTCCTCGCAGTCCAGTTCGCGGGGACGCTGCGCTCGCTCGACTCGATGGCGATCGACGCACTCGACCGACGGAGCCGGATGACTGGATTACTCTTGGTCGGTGGCCTCTGTGCTGCGATGGGGTACGTTCTGCTGAGTGGGCTCCCGGGTGTGCTCACTGCGTCGACACCCGGGACGTGGCCGGATCGAGGACCGTTCTACTACTGGACCCTGTTCGGCCAGGCGTATCCAATACTTCGACTCGTTGCACTCCCGGCAGGGGCGTATCTCTGGTGGCGGTACCCGAGCGGGAGACTTGTAGTGGTCGCACTCGTCGTGCCGTTCGTCGTCGCGTCCGTGACGCCACGAAAGGCACCACGGTACGTGTACCACCTCGTCCCGCTTCTCGGCGTGGTTGGATCACTCGGGATCGCTGCGACGCTGGAGCTACTGTGGCGAAAAGTCACTGAAGGTGAAGGAGACCAACTGTCCGTTCCATTCCGAGCGACGGTGTACGCCGTTCCCGTTATTGTCGCACTCGTCGTCGCGTCGCCGGTCGCAGGCTACGCCGTGACGGAATCCGTGTACGATCAGCCCTATCACCCAGGGAACTCCGACTGGGAGAAAGCGAGCGAGTGGGTCACAGACCGCGCGAGCGAGGACGCCATCATCGTTTCCACGCGTCCCGAGATGTCGATGTGGTACTACGGGGAGACGGACTACTTCTTCCGACAACACGGTATCGCGTACGTCGAGTACCAGAATGGCCAGTACGTGCATACACGGACTGGAACCGTCTATTTGAACGAAACTGCAGACGTGCGTCAGTTGCTCAACAGTGACAGGGAAGTGTGGTTGTTCGCTGGCAAGAAGTTCAGAGGGAGCTTCACCGATCCGGCTGCCCGACAGATCGTGGTCTCGAACTTCGAACGACGCGGAGAGTCCTCGTGGGTAAATATGCGCGTGTATCACTACGATCCAACTGACCAGAACCAGACGACGACGAACGCGAGTTCTCCCCCGGCGTGA